One Elusimicrobiales bacterium genomic region harbors:
- a CDS encoding glycerate kinase, which yields MKILIAPNPFKGSLSGPQAARAMARGVRRARPNTEIDIMPVSDGGDGLIDALSAGFSPEAGGRLFSKTVRGPLGAPVRARYLMRNGNCAVIETARCCGLALLKGQKLRPLEASSFGAGEFIAAALEKGARRILIGLGGAASCDGGAGIAQALGARLLDENSVPVAPGARGLLRLAEIDTRRMHPLVRRAGIIALADVTNPLLGENGSARVYGPQKGATPKEVEIIETALRRYARIVKRDLGLDISRRPSMAAAGAMAAGLYAFCGARMACGAQTVLQMLNARRRARAADIILTGEGRLDAQTLCGKTPFALAQLGAECGKPVFAVAGSCALSPGALRRAGFAKIVAICGGATGEKQSMRRAAAYAEAAAFSLFSGL from the coding sequence ATGAAAATTCTCATAGCTCCCAATCCGTTCAAAGGCTCGCTTTCTGGACCGCAGGCGGCGCGCGCCATGGCGCGCGGCGTCAGGCGCGCCCGCCCGAACACGGAGATTGACATAATGCCCGTCTCCGACGGCGGCGACGGGCTGATAGACGCGCTGTCCGCGGGCTTTTCCCCGGAGGCGGGCGGCAGGCTGTTTTCAAAAACCGTCCGCGGGCCGCTTGGCGCGCCGGTCCGGGCGCGGTATCTGATGCGGAACGGAAACTGCGCCGTTATAGAAACCGCGCGCTGCTGCGGGCTGGCATTGCTTAAAGGGCAAAAGCTCCGCCCGCTGGAGGCCTCCTCCTTCGGCGCGGGCGAGTTTATCGCCGCCGCGCTGGAAAAGGGGGCGCGGCGCATTCTTATCGGGCTTGGGGGCGCCGCCTCATGCGACGGCGGCGCCGGCATCGCGCAGGCGCTGGGCGCGCGGCTGCTGGACGAAAATTCCGTTCCCGTAGCTCCGGGCGCGCGTGGGTTGCTGCGGCTGGCGGAGATAGATACCCGGCGCATGCACCCGCTGGTGCGCCGCGCCGGAATAATCGCGCTGGCAGACGTAACCAACCCGCTGCTGGGGGAAAACGGCTCGGCCCGCGTCTACGGCCCGCAAAAAGGCGCGACCCCAAAGGAAGTGGAAATCATAGAGACCGCGCTGCGGCGCTACGCGCGCATTGTAAAGCGGGATTTGGGGCTGGATATATCCCGCCGCCCATCCATGGCGGCGGCGGGGGCGATGGCGGCGGGGCTGTATGCGTTCTGCGGCGCGCGCATGGCCTGCGGCGCGCAAACCGTGCTGCAAATGCTAAATGCGCGGCGGCGCGCCCGCGCGGCGGATATAATTTTAACCGGCGAAGGCCGCCTGGACGCGCAAACTCTTTGCGGCAAGACGCCTTTCGCGCTGGCGCAACTGGGAGCGGAATGCGGCAAACCGGTTTTTGCCGTAGCCGGAAGCTGTGCGCTGTCCCCCGGCGCGCTGCGCCGCGCCGGTTTTGCCAAAATCGTCGCCATTTGCGGCGGCGCAACCGGCGAAAAGCAGTCCATGCGGCGCGCCGCGGCATACGCCGAAGCCGCCGCATTCAGTCTATTTTCGGGACTTTGA
- a CDS encoding thiamine pyrophosphate-dependent enzyme — MEKTLTATNKRPESLLDVPMHYCPGCGHGIIHRILAEAVDELSLRSRAVLIAPVGCAVFADHYFGFDAIQGPHGRGPAIATGIKRAKPETIVISYQGDGDLASIGMAETVHAAARSENITVIFVNNAIYGMTGGQMAPTTLIGQTATTAPKGRDPKVNGYPIKVCEMLAQLEGARYLERVAINTAPNVLKAKKAVLKALKNQAEGKGFSMVEVLSTCPTNWGASPVESMKFVAEKMMPYYPLGVFRDGGLQ; from the coding sequence ATGGAAAAAACGCTTACCGCAACAAACAAGCGGCCCGAAAGCCTGCTTGACGTTCCCATGCACTACTGCCCCGGCTGCGGCCACGGAATCATACACCGCATCCTGGCCGAGGCGGTGGACGAGCTTTCGCTGCGCAGCCGGGCGGTTCTGATTGCGCCGGTGGGCTGCGCGGTGTTCGCGGACCATTACTTCGGCTTTGACGCTATCCAGGGCCCGCACGGGCGCGGCCCGGCCATAGCCACCGGCATAAAGCGCGCCAAGCCGGAGACCATTGTCATTTCCTATCAGGGCGACGGCGACCTGGCCTCCATAGGCATGGCGGAAACCGTGCATGCGGCGGCACGCTCCGAGAATATAACGGTCATCTTTGTAAACAACGCGATTTACGGCATGACCGGCGGCCAGATGGCGCCCACCACGCTTATCGGCCAGACTGCCACCACCGCCCCCAAGGGCCGCGACCCGAAAGTAAACGGCTATCCCATAAAGGTCTGCGAGATGCTGGCCCAGCTTGAAGGCGCGCGGTATCTGGAACGTGTGGCAATCAACACCGCGCCCAATGTGCTAAAGGCGAAAAAGGCCGTGCTGAAGGCGCTTAAAAACCAGGCGGAGGGGAAGGGTTTTTCAATGGTGGAGGTGCTGTCCACCTGCCCGACAAACTGGGGCGCGTCTCCGGTGGAATCCATGAAATTCGTGGCCGAGAAAATGATGCCGTACTATCCCCTGGGCGTGTTCCGGGACGGAGGATTGCAATGA
- the rfbG gene encoding CDP-glucose 4,6-dehydratase, with product MIDEKFWKGKKVLVTGNTGFKGSWLTVWLHRMGAHVAGYSLPAPTEPSMYETCRLARLADTETADVRDGEKLAAAFARVKPEIVFHMAAQPLVLESYRIPAETYASNVMGTVNVLEAARKTKTARAVVVITTDKCYENKEWLWGYRENEPLGGFDPYSSSKACAEIATAAWRNSFFPAEHYGIHKTGIASARAGNVIGGGDWAANRLVPDCARALLAGENVKVRNPQSLRPWQHVLEPLAGYLVLAKRLWENGPEYAQAWNFGPESGDVRPAGWLVKEICARWGGADFEITPSKSGHEAAILMLDSTKSRLKLDWRPKWTLEKTLDKIVEWYKASGEGKDMLEITNRQLEEYLR from the coding sequence ATGATTGACGAGAAATTCTGGAAAGGCAAAAAAGTTCTTGTAACCGGCAACACCGGTTTCAAAGGCTCGTGGCTGACGGTGTGGCTGCACCGGATGGGCGCGCATGTGGCGGGATATTCGCTGCCGGCGCCCACCGAGCCCAGCATGTATGAAACCTGCCGCCTCGCCCGCCTGGCAGACACCGAAACCGCCGACGTGCGCGACGGCGAAAAACTGGCCGCCGCTTTTGCCCGCGTCAAGCCGGAAATAGTTTTCCACATGGCGGCGCAGCCGCTGGTGCTGGAATCCTACCGCATCCCGGCGGAAACTTACGCCTCCAATGTGATGGGGACTGTCAATGTGCTGGAAGCCGCGCGCAAAACCAAAACCGCGCGAGCCGTGGTCGTCATCACAACCGACAAATGCTATGAAAACAAGGAATGGCTGTGGGGCTACCGCGAAAACGAGCCGCTGGGCGGTTTTGACCCGTATTCCTCAAGCAAGGCCTGCGCCGAGATTGCCACGGCCGCCTGGAGAAACTCGTTTTTCCCGGCGGAGCATTACGGCATTCACAAAACCGGCATAGCCTCCGCGCGGGCCGGAAACGTAATCGGCGGCGGCGACTGGGCCGCCAACCGCCTGGTGCCGGACTGCGCGCGCGCGCTGCTGGCCGGAGAGAATGTGAAGGTCCGCAACCCGCAGTCGCTGCGCCCGTGGCAGCATGTGCTGGAGCCGCTGGCGGGATACCTGGTCCTCGCCAAACGGCTGTGGGAGAACGGTCCGGAATACGCCCAGGCCTGGAATTTCGGCCCCGAATCCGGAGATGTGCGCCCGGCGGGCTGGCTTGTTAAGGAAATATGCGCCCGCTGGGGCGGGGCAGACTTTGAAATCACCCCGTCCAAATCCGGCCACGAGGCCGCGATACTGATGCTGGATTCCACCAAGTCCCGCCTGAAGCTGGACTGGCGGCCCAAATGGACGCTGGAGAAAACGCTGGACAAGATAGTGGAATGGTACAAAGCCTCCGGCGAGGGCAAAGACATGCTGGAAATAACCAACCGCCAACTTGAGGAGTATCTGAGATGA
- a CDS encoding 3-dehydroquinate synthase family protein produces the protein MTDFLIDGKKFSASFGGAAEFEVKSVPRPYNVVWDENPDAFAGIRELMSCPGNILLADEKVLRLHGGGFDGGPRMMKAEATEEFKTLSGVTALIELLMKSGFTKGETLAVAGGGIMEDAGAFAGAVYKRGINWTFFPTTLLAMCDSCIGGKTGINHGGAKNQLALFSAPRRVVINPNFLKTLERRDILSGMGEILKLFITGGPEYIALYKATVRNGVPAEFSGFRTLLLNSLAIKRAVVEEDEFELNHRRALNYGHTAGHAAESLSGYAIPHGQAVAIGIIIANELAVRRGLLPAGECAEIKTLALDIIDAQSMLAMRALPTENLLALLQKDKKAVSGGLFFALIKNPGETVFVRTALDEKLRSEISGIIKTEFR, from the coding sequence ATGACGGATTTTCTGATAGACGGCAAAAAATTCTCCGCCTCCTTCGGCGGCGCGGCGGAATTTGAGGTGAAATCCGTCCCGCGCCCCTACAATGTCGTCTGGGACGAAAATCCCGACGCTTTCGCCGGAATACGCGAACTGATGTCTTGTCCCGGAAACATTCTGCTTGCGGACGAAAAAGTGCTGCGGCTGCACGGCGGCGGCTTTGACGGCGGCCCGCGCATGATGAAGGCCGAGGCGACCGAGGAGTTCAAAACCCTCTCCGGCGTAACCGCGCTTATAGAGCTGCTGATGAAAAGCGGCTTTACCAAAGGCGAGACATTGGCCGTCGCCGGCGGCGGCATCATGGAGGATGCGGGCGCCTTCGCCGGCGCGGTTTACAAGCGCGGCATAAACTGGACGTTTTTTCCCACCACGCTGCTTGCGATGTGCGACAGTTGTATCGGCGGCAAGACCGGCATCAACCACGGCGGCGCCAAAAACCAGCTGGCGCTGTTTTCCGCGCCGCGCCGTGTCGTAATCAATCCCAATTTTTTAAAAACTCTGGAGCGGCGCGATATTTTGAGCGGCATGGGCGAGATACTGAAACTTTTCATAACCGGCGGGCCGGAGTATATCGCGCTGTACAAGGCGACCGTCAGAAACGGCGTCCCGGCGGAGTTTTCGGGTTTCAGGACGCTTCTGCTGAACTCGCTGGCGATAAAACGCGCCGTGGTGGAGGAGGACGAGTTTGAGCTTAACCACCGCCGCGCGCTCAATTACGGCCACACTGCCGGACATGCGGCGGAATCGCTTTCCGGCTATGCCATCCCGCACGGGCAGGCCGTGGCGATAGGCATTATAATCGCAAACGAACTGGCCGTCCGGCGCGGGCTGCTGCCCGCCGGGGAATGCGCGGAGATAAAAACGCTGGCGCTGGACATCATAGACGCGCAATCCATGCTCGCCATGCGCGCGCTGCCCACGGAAAATCTCCTGGCCCTGCTGCAAAAGGACAAAAAAGCTGTTTCCGGCGGGCTGTTTTTCGCGCTCATAAAAAACCCGGGGGAGACGGTTTTTGTCCGAACCGCGCTGGACGAGAAGCTCCGGTCCGAAATTTCCGGCATTATCAAGACGGAGTTCCGGTGA
- a CDS encoding N-acetylneuraminate synthase family protein, whose product MRSDTIFDELFVLELANNHWGKLERGLKIISEHAQIVRFNGVKAAIKLQLRDVDNFIHKDFRERQDLRYVKKTMDTRISKEDLAKMVDHIRKNNCIPMATPFDEASVDLCVELGLPIIKLASSDVNDWFLIEKIATTKKPVIASSGGFSVKDLDDLVNFFANRNIPFALNHCVAMYPTEDRDLNLNQIDYLRERYPRNVIGLSTHECHDWASSVMIAYGKGARTFERHIDIEDGQHPVSSYCSLPHQVDAWFKAHNKAREMCGPCGDTKRIPPEAEEKYLEGLLRGVYARRDLPAGHVIQHNELLNDVYMAIPLQKGQISCRELMSGEVLLRPVKKDEPVMIDAIDSPYAHNESLRQRIYNRGI is encoded by the coding sequence ATGAGAAGCGACACCATTTTTGACGAGCTTTTCGTTCTGGAGCTTGCCAACAACCACTGGGGCAAGCTGGAGCGCGGGCTTAAAATTATTTCGGAACACGCGCAGATAGTTCGATTCAACGGCGTAAAAGCCGCCATAAAGCTTCAGCTCCGCGACGTGGACAATTTCATACATAAGGATTTCCGCGAGCGGCAGGATCTGCGCTATGTCAAGAAAACCATGGACACCCGCATTTCCAAGGAAGATCTGGCCAAAATGGTTGACCATATCCGCAAAAACAACTGCATTCCCATGGCCACTCCTTTTGACGAGGCATCCGTGGACCTGTGCGTTGAGCTTGGCCTGCCGATAATAAAGCTGGCCAGCTCCGACGTCAACGACTGGTTCCTGATAGAAAAAATAGCGACCACGAAAAAACCTGTCATAGCCTCCTCCGGCGGGTTTTCAGTGAAGGACCTCGACGACCTGGTGAATTTTTTCGCCAACCGCAATATCCCGTTCGCGCTCAACCACTGCGTGGCGATGTATCCGACGGAGGACCGCGACCTCAACCTTAACCAGATAGACTATTTGCGGGAGCGGTATCCGCGCAATGTCATAGGTCTCTCAACGCACGAGTGCCATGACTGGGCTTCTTCCGTGATGATAGCCTACGGCAAAGGCGCGCGCACTTTTGAGCGGCACATAGACATTGAAGACGGGCAGCATCCGGTTTCGTCCTACTGCTCGCTGCCGCATCAGGTTGACGCCTGGTTCAAGGCCCACAACAAGGCGCGCGAGATGTGCGGCCCCTGCGGCGACACAAAGCGCATTCCGCCCGAAGCCGAGGAGAAATATCTGGAAGGGCTGCTGCGCGGCGTCTATGCCAGGCGGGACCTGCCGGCGGGGCATGTCATACAGCATAACGAACTCTTAAACGATGTCTATATGGCCATACCGCTGCAGAAAGGCCAGATTTCCTGCCGCGAGCTGATGAGCGGCGAGGTGCTGCTGCGTCCCGTCAAAAAAGACGAGCCGGTTATGATAGACGCGATAGACAGCCCCTACGCCCATAACGAAAGCCTCAGGCAGCGTATTTACAACAGGGGAATTTAA
- the rfbF gene encoding glucose-1-phosphate cytidylyltransferase, producing the protein MKVVILAGGLGTRLGEETGLRPKPMVEIGGRPILWHIMKIYSHFGFNDFIICLGYKGYMIKEYFANYMLHNCDAAVDLKAGSVTMLHRDVEPWHITLADTGADSLTGLRVKLSEKYLDGKTFMLTYGDGVADIDINRLLDFHKKSGALATVTAVQPPGRFGAMDLDAAGKVKSFREKPHGEDSWINGGFFVLEPDALSRVKGNVLWEKEPMNALVSEGRLAAYRHEGFWQPMDTLREKNYLDGLCSERKAPWVKWDD; encoded by the coding sequence ATGAAAGTGGTAATTCTGGCGGGCGGGCTGGGCACCCGGCTGGGTGAGGAAACCGGCCTGCGCCCCAAGCCGATGGTGGAGATAGGCGGCAGGCCGATACTCTGGCATATAATGAAAATCTACTCGCATTTCGGCTTCAACGATTTCATCATCTGCCTGGGTTACAAGGGTTACATGATAAAGGAGTACTTTGCCAACTACATGCTGCACAACTGCGATGCGGCGGTGGATTTGAAGGCAGGCTCGGTAACCATGCTTCACCGCGATGTGGAGCCGTGGCATATCACGCTGGCCGACACCGGAGCGGATTCGCTTACCGGATTGCGGGTCAAGCTGTCCGAGAAATATCTGGATGGCAAAACCTTCATGCTCACCTACGGCGACGGCGTTGCGGACATAGACATAAACCGGCTGCTGGATTTCCATAAAAAATCCGGCGCGCTGGCCACCGTAACGGCGGTGCAGCCGCCGGGGCGTTTTGGCGCGATGGATCTGGACGCGGCGGGCAAGGTCAAATCCTTCCGTGAAAAGCCGCACGGCGAGGATTCGTGGATAAACGGCGGGTTTTTCGTGCTGGAGCCGGACGCGCTTTCCCGCGTGAAGGGCAATGTCCTCTGGGAAAAAGAGCCGATGAACGCCCTGGTGTCCGAAGGCCGGCTTGCGGCCTACCGGCACGAGGGGTTCTGGCAGCCGATGGACACGTTGCGCGAGAAAAACTATCTTGACGGCCTTTGCAGCGAGCGCAAAGCGCCCTGGGTGAAATGGGATGATTGA
- a CDS encoding NAD(P)-dependent oxidoreductase: MKKLLLTGGSGFIGRNIIETLGGEYEISAPSHAELELTDSRVVREYFRNRHFDAVIHSAIKPGHRNAKDLTGLLYANTRHFINLAQHDGAWGKMIYLGSGLAYNPAHYRPKMKEDFFGQYPPEDEAGYAKYICSLFTEKSAGRIVELRPFGVYGKYEDYAIRFISNAICKTLFELPITIKQNRRFDYIYVADLIGVIRHFIENPAKHAAYNVTPDESVELLSIAHKASALSGGDLPVIVKTPGMGVEYSGDNSLLKTEFSGFLKTGLDEGIRGLYNWYAARRDTLDKSLLLEDK; the protein is encoded by the coding sequence ATGAAAAAACTGCTTCTTACCGGCGGTTCCGGCTTTATCGGCAGGAATATAATTGAGACGCTGGGTGGGGAATACGAAATCTCCGCCCCGTCCCATGCCGAGCTGGAACTGACGGATTCGCGCGTCGTGCGCGAGTATTTCAGGAACAGGCATTTTGACGCCGTCATCCACTCGGCCATAAAACCGGGCCACCGCAACGCGAAAGATTTGACAGGGCTGTTATACGCGAACACGCGCCATTTCATAAACCTGGCGCAGCACGATGGCGCGTGGGGAAAAATGATTTATCTCGGTTCCGGCCTGGCCTACAACCCCGCGCATTACCGGCCTAAAATGAAAGAGGATTTTTTCGGCCAGTATCCGCCGGAGGACGAGGCGGGGTATGCGAAATATATCTGCTCGCTTTTCACGGAAAAATCCGCCGGGCGGATTGTGGAACTGCGCCCTTTCGGCGTCTACGGCAAGTACGAGGATTACGCCATCCGCTTCATCTCCAACGCGATATGCAAAACGTTGTTTGAGCTGCCAATCACCATCAAACAGAACCGGAGATTTGACTACATTTACGTCGCGGATTTGATTGGCGTCATACGGCATTTCATTGAGAATCCGGCAAAACACGCGGCCTATAACGTTACACCGGACGAGAGCGTCGAGCTGCTTTCAATCGCTCATAAAGCGAGCGCGCTTTCCGGCGGGGATTTGCCGGTAATCGTTAAAACGCCGGGCATGGGCGTTGAATACAGCGGCGATAACTCGCTGCTGAAAACCGAATTTTCCGGTTTTCTTAAAACCGGGCTGGACGAGGGAATACGCGGGCTGTATAATTGGTATGCGGCCCGCAGGGACACGTTGGACAAATCGCTGCTGCTGGAGGATAAATAA
- the rfbH gene encoding lipopolysaccharide biosynthesis protein RfbH, translated as MTTSCKTAPSAKELEAAKNRALEAAAEYHRLRAAAEQKPFSPGDKISYGGRIYDEAEIRSLVSASLDFWLTAGPYAARLEAALAKKLGVKHCSLVNSGSSANLLAFAALADDSLGARAINPGDEVITPAACFPTTVAPIVQHGAVPVFVDVAVPQYNVDVAALKAALTKKTKAVFLAHTLGNPFNAEAVLDFCNENGLWLIEDNCDALGSRYRLGGKWRNTASFGHMSTLSFYPAHHITTGEGGAVCTNDSALKRIVESLRDWGRDCWCPSGRDNTCKRRFTGQFGKLPEGYDHKYVYSRFGYNLKMTDLQAAIGCAQIEKLDAFTLARKNNWKTLRELFAPLEKQLILPEPAENSDPSWFGFVLSVRPGARFGRNEIVRHLENNGVQTRMLFAGNILRHPCCAGKRGKWRAAGKLDGSDFIAQNTFWLGVYPGMSAQKLEYMADCAKKFAR; from the coding sequence ATGACAACTTCCTGCAAAACCGCGCCGTCCGCGAAAGAACTTGAAGCCGCAAAAAACCGCGCGCTGGAGGCCGCGGCGGAATATCACCGCCTGCGCGCCGCGGCTGAACAAAAACCATTTTCCCCGGGCGACAAAATCAGCTACGGCGGCAGAATCTACGACGAGGCGGAAATACGCTCGCTGGTTTCGGCCTCGCTGGATTTCTGGCTTACCGCCGGGCCGTATGCCGCAAGGCTGGAGGCCGCGCTGGCAAAGAAGCTGGGCGTAAAGCACTGCTCTCTGGTCAATTCCGGCTCGTCGGCCAATCTGCTGGCTTTTGCCGCGCTGGCCGATGATTCGCTTGGCGCGCGCGCCATAAACCCGGGCGACGAGGTTATCACCCCCGCCGCCTGCTTTCCCACCACCGTTGCGCCCATCGTGCAGCACGGCGCGGTTCCGGTTTTTGTGGACGTTGCGGTGCCGCAGTACAATGTTGATGTCGCCGCGCTTAAGGCCGCGCTGACAAAAAAGACAAAGGCGGTTTTTTTGGCGCATACCCTGGGCAATCCATTCAATGCGGAGGCCGTGCTGGATTTCTGCAATGAGAACGGCCTCTGGCTTATAGAGGATAATTGCGACGCGCTCGGCTCGCGCTACAGGCTGGGCGGGAAATGGCGCAATACCGCCTCTTTCGGACATATGTCCACATTAAGTTTTTATCCGGCGCATCATATCACCACCGGCGAGGGCGGCGCGGTATGCACAAATGATTCCGCGCTGAAGCGGATTGTGGAATCGCTGCGCGACTGGGGCAGGGACTGCTGGTGTCCCTCCGGGCGGGACAACACCTGCAAACGCCGCTTCACCGGACAGTTCGGCAAGCTGCCCGAAGGCTATGACCACAAGTATGTTTATTCGCGCTTCGGGTATAACCTGAAAATGACGGATTTGCAGGCCGCCATCGGCTGCGCGCAGATTGAAAAGCTGGACGCTTTCACCCTCGCCAGAAAAAACAACTGGAAAACGCTGCGGGAACTCTTTGCCCCGCTGGAAAAGCAGCTCATCCTGCCGGAGCCGGCGGAAAATTCGGACCCGTCGTGGTTCGGCTTTGTGCTGAGCGTGCGGCCCGGCGCGAGGTTTGGCAGAAACGAAATTGTGCGTCATCTTGAGAACAACGGCGTGCAGACCAGAATGCTGTTTGCGGGCAATATATTGCGCCATCCCTGCTGCGCGGGCAAAAGAGGCAAATGGCGCGCCGCAGGGAAACTGGACGGCAGCGATTTCATCGCGCAGAACACCTTCTGGCTGGGCGTGTATCCGGGGATGAGCGCACAGAAACTGGAATATATGGCGGACTGCGCCAAAAAATTCGCCAGATGA
- a CDS encoding MFS transporter yields MAAIPVNHTAQYRRRRFLNWFPLGLTYATFYMGRYNLNVAGKPMMDMFHLTKAEFGVIATAGFWTYACSVIINGPLADRIGGRKAILLGALGACALNLAIGLLFLNGWQTKIIVGMSLLYAVNQYFQSFGALSVVKINAPWFHVRERGVFGGIFGIMISCGYFLAMTVGGWILSWFPWYCVFLIPAGCILLMFLVDLAMVRDTPKDAGFENFNTGDATANDQDSGKPPDFRHLAARVFTNPVIITLALSEFCTGFVRQGLMLWFAPFLKEMHGIDHGTTLFSIATAGITAGGILGGLICGWLSDRVFGSRRAPVAFLFYLGQIVSLLLLGYAGSPIAAAFLVGFCCMWIFGVHGMLSGTASMDFGGAKAAATVAGTLDGVQYLASGLTGFFLGGLLDKYGWGIWVWTLVPFSLAGALLMTRLWHETPLKKPPLPVAPEPEGAPLD; encoded by the coding sequence ATGGCTGCCATCCCCGTCAATCACACCGCGCAGTACCGGCGGCGGCGTTTCCTTAACTGGTTCCCGCTGGGGCTTACCTACGCCACCTTCTACATGGGCCGCTACAATCTTAACGTCGCCGGCAAGCCGATGATGGACATGTTCCATCTCACCAAGGCGGAATTCGGCGTCATAGCCACAGCGGGGTTCTGGACATACGCCTGCTCCGTAATCATCAACGGCCCGCTGGCCGACCGCATCGGCGGCAGGAAGGCGATACTGCTGGGCGCGCTGGGCGCCTGCGCGCTGAACCTGGCCATAGGGCTGCTTTTTCTCAACGGCTGGCAGACTAAAATAATAGTCGGGATGTCGCTTCTCTACGCCGTGAACCAGTATTTCCAGAGCTTTGGCGCGCTGTCGGTTGTCAAGATAAACGCGCCGTGGTTCCACGTGCGCGAGCGCGGCGTCTTCGGCGGCATATTCGGGATAATGATTTCCTGCGGTTATTTTCTGGCCATGACAGTGGGCGGCTGGATACTGAGCTGGTTCCCCTGGTACTGTGTTTTCCTGATACCGGCGGGCTGCATTCTGCTGATGTTTCTGGTGGACCTTGCCATGGTGCGCGATACGCCCAAAGACGCCGGGTTCGAGAATTTCAACACCGGCGACGCCACCGCCAACGACCAGGACAGCGGCAAGCCGCCGGATTTCCGCCATCTGGCGGCCCGCGTGTTCACAAACCCGGTCATCATAACGCTGGCGCTGTCGGAATTCTGCACGGGGTTTGTGCGGCAGGGGCTGATGCTGTGGTTCGCGCCGTTTCTGAAAGAAATGCACGGGATAGATCACGGCACGACGCTGTTTTCGATCGCGACGGCGGGGATAACCGCAGGCGGCATACTCGGCGGGCTTATATGCGGCTGGCTCTCCGACAGGGTGTTCGGCTCGCGCCGCGCGCCGGTGGCGTTTTTATTCTATCTGGGCCAGATTGTTTCGCTGCTGCTGCTGGGATACGCCGGCTCGCCAATAGCGGCGGCTTTCCTTGTAGGGTTTTGCTGCATGTGGATATTCGGCGTGCACGGAATGCTTTCCGGCACGGCGTCCATGGATTTCGGCGGGGCCAAAGCCGCGGCCACCGTGGCTGGAACGTTGGACGGGGTGCAGTATCTGGCCTCCGGGCTGACCGGGTTTTTCCTGGGCGGGCTGCTGGACAAATACGGGTGGGGAATATGGGTGTGGACGCTTGTTCCGTTCTCGCTGGCCGGGGCGCTGCTGATGACCCGCCTGTGGCACGAGACACCGCTTAAAAAGCCGCCCCTTCCCGTCGCGCCCGAGCCGGAAGGCGCCCCGCTGGATTGA
- a CDS encoding 2-oxoacid:acceptor oxidoreductase family protein produces the protein MTQGIRISGFGGQGVISAGILLAYAGMVDGKKVSWFPAYGAEMRGGTANCSVVISDDEVASPVVSRPDTVIVMNEPSLAKFEPLIASGGLLLINSSLVTSRPSRKDINVALVPVNELAEQLGTVKIANIVMLGVFAARTKAVSLDALGKALPKVFKRAKPELIELNIKALQKGAAYN, from the coding sequence ATGACACAGGGAATCAGAATTTCCGGTTTCGGCGGGCAGGGGGTCATCTCGGCGGGGATACTGCTGGCCTACGCGGGGATGGTGGACGGCAAAAAGGTGAGCTGGTTCCCGGCCTACGGCGCGGAAATGCGCGGCGGGACGGCGAACTGCTCGGTGGTCATCTCGGACGATGAGGTGGCCTCGCCCGTGGTCTCCCGCCCGGACACGGTGATTGTGATGAACGAGCCGTCGCTGGCCAAATTTGAACCGCTGATTGCAAGCGGCGGGCTGCTGCTGATAAACAGCTCGCTGGTAACTTCGCGCCCGTCGCGCAAGGATATAAACGTTGCGCTGGTGCCGGTAAACGAGCTGGCGGAACAATTGGGCACGGTCAAAATCGCCAATATAGTGATGCTGGGCGTTTTCGCCGCCAGAACAAAGGCCGTGTCGCTTGACGCGCTGGGCAAGGCGCTGCCGAAAGTTTTCAAGCGCGCCAAGCCGGAGCTTATAGAGCTTAACATCAAGGCCCTTCAGAAAGGCGCGGCATACAACTGA